The following proteins are encoded in a genomic region of Magnolia sinica isolate HGM2019 chromosome 1, MsV1, whole genome shotgun sequence:
- the LOC131244322 gene encoding disease resistance RPP13-like protein 4, whose amino-acid sequence MADAVLSVMLDKLVSLLVSEGRQQLEFNDQFEETKKELQYMQKYLKEAGRVRRKDRNEILKMVMSDLRELVYDAEDVIADCQLLFQKKRQGCALSYMSYCSPALLKARCQLGKRLSKINTKIREVKYRMKYFLDTTPRQTGKYEDGGNMPLTHPILMDEDEMVGLEDDSRKIRNWILEASGPLTMIGIVGLGGIGKTTLAQKIYNRESAENSFKHSFFVTVSQNFKFDELLKKILKKLKVEEKALMGDDVRELLVRLKSILDEKYFVVLDDVWGTDEGGWWYSLKSALPRVEGSCVIVTSRNKKVVQSMGATDMCIHHLQVLSEEDSWCLFSKVAFARNGGKCTNPDLEVLGKEIVKGCGGLPLAINIVGGMMLGKGDSIHEWKQISKHLKQELEISKKDEMIISTLELSYEELPTHLKTCFLCLASLPEDYEIPVAYMVELWIGEGFVWGRNEKTAFEIGEECLAELFNRFLILGGNKDVFESRFTHCKMHDIVRDMVIKFAREESFFVSLESGCRNGSSVQPRRLGISKNTTVESIRNSSTKLRSLFGMEIERNEIIASVKVVLCKVRWLRVLYLSLSNTKIDVVAKNWLGGIGSLQHLVYLKIENSALRKLPDSIRNLHNLQILYLGDCPNLEMLPVSITTLEQLTAVEICDCPSLECMPEGLGKLSNLERLFGFKPMNLGSKNGSDISDLKKLTRLRKLSMDIKSEKQIEGEWNVLSMLYHLQFLELDFEGSSIESEGVVKKIDRQFSAPLKSLRELRLWDYPGESTPAWLSPISLPNLQFLFIGWGRIKKMGPRFWDSEKGVWKVEVLVLQYLEEMEEEWTRMRRAMPSLRLVKVQNCPKLRSFPLSIWRKEEENR is encoded by the coding sequence ATGGCAGATGCTGTCCTCAGTGTTATGTTGGATAAATTGGTGTCATTACTTGTAAGCGAAGGTCGTCAACAACTTGAGTTTAATGACCAGTTTGAGGAAACAAAGAAGGAGCTTCAGTACATGCAGAAATATCTCAAGGAAGCTGGTCGGGTGAGGAGAAAAGATAGGAATGAGATTCTCAAGATGGTAATGAGCGACTTAAGAGAGTTGGTATACGATGCTGAAGATGTAATAGCAGATTGCCAGCTTCTATTCCAGAAAAAACGTCAAGGTTGTGCACTCAGTTATATGAGTTATTGCTCTCCCGCCCTTTTGAAAGCCCGTTGTCAGTTGGGAAAGCGGTTGAGTAAAATAAATACAAAGATAAGAGAAGTGAAGTACAGGATGAAGTATTTCTTAGATACAACTCCTCGCCAAACTGGTAAATATGAAGATGGTGGGAATATGCCACTGACCCACCCAATCCTAATGGATGAAGATGAAATGGTAGGATTAGAAGATGACTCGAGGAAGATTAGAAATTGGATCTTAGAAGCTAGTGGGCCATTAACAATGATTGGAATAGTTGGATTGGGGGGAATAGGTAAAACCACACTCGCTCAGAAGATATATAACAGGGAGAGTGCAGAAAATTCTTTTAAGCACTCATTTTTTGTTACTgtttctcaaaatttcaaattCGACGAATTGCTGAAAAAGATACTGAAGAAACTAAAGGTAGAAGAGAAAGCGCTGATGGGAGATGACGTCCGTGAGCTACTGGTAAGGCTTAAGAGCATATTAGATGAGAAGTACTTCGTAGTTTTGGATGACGTCTGGGGAACAGATGAAGGGGGGTGGTGGTATAGCTTGAAGTCCGCTTTGCCTCGAGTGGAGGGTAGCTGTGTTATTGTTACATCAAGGAATAAGAAGGTTGTTCAATCAATGGGGGCTACTGACATGTGCATACATCATTTGCAAGTTCTCTCGGAAGAAGATAGTTGGTGCTTATTTAGCAAGGTAGCTTTTGCGAGAAATGGAGGTAAGTGCACAAATCCAGATTTGGAGGTCTTGGGAAAGGAGATTGTTAAGGGATGTGGGGGGCTTCCTTTGGCAATCAACATTGTGGGCGGAATGATGTTGGGGAAAGGTGATTCCATCCATGAATGGAAGCAAATATCAAAACACCTAAAGCAGGAGTTGGAAATCAGTAAGAAAGATGAGATGATCATTTCGACACTAGAGTTAAGCTACGAAGAGCTCCCAACACACTTAAAAACTTGCTTCTTGTGTCTTGCCTCACTTCCTGAAGATTATGAAATACCAGTTGCTTACATGGTCGAATTGTGGATTGGTGAAGGTTTTGTTTGGGGAAGAAATGAGAAAACGGCATTTGAGATCGGAGAAGAATGCCTTGCAGAATTATTTAATCGATTTTTGATACTTGGAGGGAATAAAGATGTCTTTGAAAGTCGCTTCACTCATTGCAAAATGCATGATATCGTTCGAGATATGGTTATCAAATTTGCAAGAGAAGAGAGCTTTTTTGTGAGCTTGGAGAGTGGATGTAGGAACGGATCCAGTGTGCAGCCTCGCCGCCTGGGAATTTCAAAGAACACAACAGTAGAGAGCATCCGAAACAGTTCCACCAAGCTGCGGTCATTATTTGGAATGGAAATAGAGAGGAATGAGATCATTGCAAGTGTAAAAGTAGTACTCTGCAAAGTAAGATGGTTGAGGGTGTTATATCTTTCATTGTCAAACACGAAAATCGATGTTGTGGCCAAGAATTGGTTGGGTGGGATAGGGTCATTACAGCACCTCGTTTATCTTAAAATAGAGAATTCTGCCTTAAGAAAGCTCCCCGATTCAATCAGAAATCTTCATAATCTTCAGATTCTATATTTAGGAGACTGCCCGAATTTGGAAATGCTTCCTGTGTCAATCACAACATTGGAGCAACTGACAGCTGTCGAAATCTGTGATTGTCCCTCTTTAGAATGCATGCCGGAAGGGCTTGGAAAGCTTTCAAATCTTGAAAGGTTATTTGGGTTTAAACCAATGAATTTGGGTAGTAAAAATGGATCTGATATTTCGGATCTGAAGAAGTTGACAAGACTCAGAAAACTTTCGATGGACATAAAGTCAGAGAAACAAATAGAAGGGGAATGGAATGTGTTATCAATGCTCTATCATCTGCAATTTCTAGAACTAGACTTTGAGGGCAGTTCTATTGAAAGTGAAGGAGTTGTAAAGAAGATTGACCGTCAGTTTTCTGCTCCTTTAAAATCCCTTAGAGAGTTGCGTCTTTGGGACTACCCAGGAGAAAGCACACCTGCGTGGCTCAGTCCTATTTCCCTTCCCAATCTTCAGTTTCTTTTCATTGGTTGGGGAAGGATTAAGAAGATGGGTCCCAGATTTTGGGACAGTGAGAAGGGGGTATGGAAAGTGGAGGTCTTGGTGCTACAATACTTGGAAGAGATGGAAGAAGAGTGGACGAGGATGCGAAGGGCAATGCCGTCTTTAAGACTCGTGAAGGTTCAAAATTGTCCGAAGCTCAGGTCATTCCCATTGAGCATatggaggaaagaagaagaaaacaggtGA
- the LOC131244344 gene encoding disease resistance RPP13-like protein 4, giving the protein MVKKLRAEENSLRGYDIRELLERLKGELDGKYLVVLDAVWGTDEGRWWDSLKSALPRVEGSCVIVTTRNEKVTKSMGATDRCIHCSQVLSDEDSWSLFSKVAFARNGGKCTNPDLEGLGKEIVEGCGGLPLAINIVGGMKLGKGDSIHEWRQISEHLKEELEFSKKDELVIMRLELSYEELPTQLKPCFLSLAMLPEDYEIPVRYIVESWIGEGFIWGRNGKTALEIGEDCLTKLFNRFLMLGVDKDDFEKSFLGCKMHDMVRDMFIKIAREEDFFVRLDCGDRPAFIVQPRRWGGLGISMNTTVGSIQNSSTKLRTLVGVDIEHREIVASVEAKLCKLRWLRVLCLSFSNTEIDEDIVGKNWLSRIGSLQHLVFLRIENSALRTLPDSIRHLYNLQILCLVECTNLERLPLSITTLEKFTAIEIIDCPPLECMPAGLGKLSNLERLFGFSPVNSGRTNGSSISQLKNLPRLRELYMKIKSEEEIEEVEWNLLSMLQHLQILILDFEDSSLESDRFVRKIHRQLSAPLKCLRELDLGYYPGERTPAWLDPTSLPNLQFLFIGGGRIRQMGPRFWDSESGVWRVEVLVLQDLDEMEKEWPRMRRAMPSLRLLKVSDCPKLKSFPCDVTIDDWSIWRKEEEEEGKATVIQL; this is encoded by the coding sequence atggtaaagaaactaAGGGCAGAAGAGAATTCTTTGAGGGGATATGACATTCGTGAGCTGTTGGAAAGGCTTAAGGGTGAGTTAGATGGGAAGTACTTGGTGGTTTTGGATGCCGTGTGGGGAACAGATGAAGGGAGGTGGTGGGATAGCTTGAAGTCCGCTTTGCCCCGAGTGGAGGGTAGCTGTGTTATTGTTACAACAAGGAATGAGAAGGTTACTAAATCAATGGGGGCTACCGATAGGTGCATACATTGTTCACAAGTTCTTTCAGATGAAGATAGTTGGTCCTTATTCAGCAAAGTTGCTTTTGCAAGAAACGGAGGTAAGTGCACAAATCCGGATTTGGAGGGCTTGGGAAAGGAGATCGTTGAGGGTTGTGGGGGGCTTCCTTTGGCAATCAACATTGTGGGTGGAATGAAGTTGGGGAAAGGTGATTCCATCCATGAATGGAGGCAAATATCAGAGCACCTAAAGGAGGAGTTGGAATTCAGTAAGAAAGATGAGCTGGTCATTATGAGACTAGAGTTAAGCTATGAAGAGCTCCCAACACAGTTAAAACCTTGCTTCTTGTCCCTTGCCATGCTTCCTGAAGATTATGAAATACCAGTTAGGTACATTGTTGAATCGTGGATTGGTGAAGGTTTTATTTGGGGAAGAAATGGGAAAACGGCATTAGAGATCGGAGAAGACTGCCTTACAAAATTATTTAATCGATTTTTGATGCTTGGAGTGGATAAAGATGACTTCGAAAAAAGCTTCCTTGGTTGCAAAATGCACGATATGGTTCGAGATATGTTTATAAAAATTGCAAGAGAAGAGGACTTTTTTGTGAGGTTGGACTGTGGAGATAGGCCTGCATTCATTGTGCAGCCTCGCCGCTGGGGAGGCTTGGGAATTTCGATGAACACAACAGTGGGGAGCATCCAAAACAGTTCTACCAAGCTGCGGACATTGGTTGGGGTGGACATTGAGCACAGAGAGATTGTTGCAAGTGTAGAAGCAAAACTATGCAAACTAAGGTGGTTGAGGGTCTTATGTCTTTCATTCTCAAACACAGAAATCGATGAAGATATTGTGGGCAAGAATTGGTTGAGTAGGATAGGGTCATTACAGCACCTTGTTTTTCTTAGAATCGAGAATTCTGCCTTGAGAACACTCCCAGATTCAATCAGACATCTTTATAATCTTCAGATTCTATGTTTAGTCGAGTGCACCAATTTGGAAAGGCTTCCTCTGTCAATCACGACATTGGAGAAGTTCACAGCTATCGAAATCATTGATTGTCCGCCTTTAGAATGCATGCCGGCAGGGCTTGGAAAGCTTTCAAATCTCGAACGGTTATTTGGGTTTAGTCCTGTGAATTCGGGTCGTACAAATGGATCATCTATTTCGCAATTGAAGAACTTGCCAAGACTCAGAGAACTTTACATGAAGATAAAGTCAGAGGAAGAAATAGAAGAAGTGGAATGGAATTTGTTATCAATGCTCCAGCATCTGCAAATTCTAATTCTAGACTTTGAGGACAGTTCTCTTGAAAGTGACAGATTTGTAAGGAAGATACACCGTCAGCTTTCTGCTCCTCTTAAATGCCTTAGGGAGTTGGATCTTGGGTACTACCCAGGAGAAAGAACACCTGCGTGGCTCGATCCTACTTCCCTTCCCAATCTTCAGTTTCTTTTCATTGGTGGGGGAAGAATTAGGCAGATGGGTCCCAGATTTTGGGACAGCGAGAGTGGGGTATGGAGAGTGGAGGTCTTGGTGCTACAAGACCTAGACGAGATGGAAAAAGAGTGGCCGAGGATGCGAAGGGCAATGCCGTCTTTAAGACTCCTCAAGGTTAGTGATTGTCCGAAGCTTAAGTCATTCCCATGCGATGTTACAATTGATGATTGGAGCATATGGcggaaagaggaagaagaagaaggtaaggCTACTGTAATTCAATTGTAA